The stretch of DNA GATGATGGCGATCACCACTAGCAGCTCGACCAGTGTGAAGCCACGGCGGTCGTCGCTCGATCGTCGAGTCATGTTAGGTCCGTCCTTCTGCGTGAAATCACTCGTGGCGAAAATACTCAAATCACCGAACTGCCTTCTTCCGCGTGCCGCTGGACTCGCTCCGGCGGCAGCACGTGGTCGTAGAGCGCGACGTCGCGGAGCTCGCCCACGAACAGCCACGACGTCAGCGAACGCGGCACGAACTCGGCGGCGCCGATCCGCGCCGGCCAGGCAAAGTCCTCGAGCGACATCGTTCGACGCGCTTCGCCCACAGGTTCACCATTGACGTAGAATCGCACGACGCCCGTGAGCGACTTGGTTTCGCCTTCCCGGCCCGCATCCCGCTGTCCCGGGTCGGGCGCGAAGGACGCGGCGACGTGCGTCCATTGGTTCCGCTGCACTTTGCTGTCGGCGTGGAGCTGGTCCCAGTTCTTGCCGTACTCGCCCGAGCCGGTCCAGAACTGCCACTTGTCGTTCTGCCCGGCGTAGAGCGTGAACCCAAAGCACTGTTCTTTCTCGGTGTTCGACTCGAGCACCCAACGCGACGCGAAGACGGATTGGTACTCCGGCCCGCCCGAGACGCGGGCCCAACTCTCGATCGTGAATCCGGTCCGCAAATCAACGGGCGGTTTGCGCTCGGGCTCGATGTACGACTCGCCGTCGAAATAGGCGCCACGGGGCTGACTGGCGTGGACGTCGTTCAGCTCGGTCGGCCAGTTGCCGATCGCGTAGCCGTCGAAGCCGTGCTGCGTGAGGTCGAGCACCGCCCGGTGACGCCGCACCCGGTAGAGCGGCCAGTAAGCGAGCGGCTCGTCGGAGAGCACCAACCGTTCGTACGGGTGCAGTTGGGTGGTGGTGTCGTCCCACGAGAGCAACAGCCCGTCGGGCGGCGACGCGTTGTCATCGACGCGGAGGTTGCGCGAGCCGGTGTGGACCACCCGCATCGAACGACCGGCCGCGACGCTCCCCAGCGACGCGCCGACCCGCCCCCGACGCGGCAGGCTGTGGACCGAGGCGGCGCCATCGATGACGGTGACGTTCACCTCCGTCTCACCTTCGGCGGCGACGGCGTACGTGGCGGCCTCGCCGGTGACGATCGCCACCGGCGTCTGGACGGTGAGCGCGTCGTCGTGAGCGACGGTCACCTTGCCTTGCCGCACGAACAGGGTGTGCGAACCGATCACCGAGACTTCGGCAGGGCCCTGCACGAGGACCTCGCCGTCGGCGATCTCGAGCCGGGCGGCGCCGCGGGTGAGCTGGAAGACTTCGCCCCGACCGAGTGGCGAACCGACCTTGAGCGACCGCAGCAGGCCGTCGGACGACGCCACCGGCGTGAGGCCCACGACGCGGCCCAGGGGCTCATCCCCATCCGTAACGATGGACGAACGTTGCGCCGTCACCGCTACCGCCGGGATCACCCGCGGCGACGGCGTCTTGTC from Botrimarina mediterranea encodes:
- a CDS encoding LamG domain-containing protein codes for the protein MADSQHNTTPSDELDSLLEQLALGDLDPAGWRRVGELIRGDRDAALRYIETAHYCETLRDETTSANGDTLPPIADDSPPNQARAEAKPTRAESSASRGLGPLAWFAPWGLAVSAAFFCGWLASGWDKTPSPRVIPAVAVTAQRSSIVTDGDEPLGRVVGLTPVASSDGLLRSLKVGSPLGRGEVFQLTRGAARLEIADGEVLVQGPAEVSVIGSHTLFVRQGKVTVAHDDALTVQTPVAIVTGEAATYAVAAEGETEVNVTVIDGAASVHSLPRRGRVGASLGSVAAGRSMRVVHTGSRNLRVDDNASPPDGLLLSWDDTTTQLHPYERLVLSDEPLAYWPLYRVRRHRAVLDLTQHGFDGYAIGNWPTELNDVHASQPRGAYFDGESYIEPERKPPVDLRTGFTIESWARVSGGPEYQSVFASRWVLESNTEKEQCFGFTLYAGQNDKWQFWTGSGEYGKNWDQLHADSKVQRNQWTHVAASFAPDPGQRDAGREGETKSLTGVVRFYVNGEPVGEARRTMSLEDFAWPARIGAAEFVPRSLTSWLFVGELRDVALYDHVLPPERVQRHAEEGSSVI